One Clavelina lepadiformis chromosome 1, kaClaLepa1.1, whole genome shotgun sequence genomic region harbors:
- the LOC143444115 gene encoding galactocerebrosidase-like isoform X1, with product MKLLVAFFFVICSYSLFASSYQYQGIQTFSKDDSFSKNDRVFSSAYDIHDGVALQFDGIGGLSGGGATSRLLVNYAEPYRSQILDYLFRPGFGASLQILKVEIGGDSQSTEGTEHSHMHDEDDEDYTRGYEWWLMKEAKARNPKIKLVALPWGWPGWVGQGNAWPYTNQTLTAMYVTKWIRGAKEHHNLTIDYVGIWNERPYDITYIKVLRRTLDEAGFSDVTIIAADGGYMMISYDILRDAELAKAVGVIGLHYPGTLSGKITQETGKIIWSSEDYSTYNDVIGAGCWARILNQNYVNGNMTATISWNLVASYYDNLPYKRCSLMTANEPWSGHYEVSDPVWVTAHTTQFTSPGWRYLQTSGHLNSGGSYVALTDGGTALTIIIETMSHDQSVCIRPPLPEYEVQEQNATFILGGSFKGKIKSFYMWQTQLGQSSTSDEVFVNKGEVTVDSQGQVTLFLPKDVLVTLTTVPGGLKGKYPKSPPSTSFPLPYKEGFDGSQFGEAFNFADQSGAFENFENKSSDDGHRTTLRQVVTQRPVTWCDDPNLGFTVVGDFTWSHVAVNISAKIEGTLGVFVALRVDKGGCDAREAKGLFFWLLESGVWKLTSDIGREHVIKQCYVDEKCWVSPYHRNGWNNMSLSIGKEQKIFAYLNGVLVYGQTIKGEFELPENGFVAMGTMDFGLAQFDDFSITET from the exons ATGAAGTTGTTAgttgcatttttctttgtgATTTGTTCCTATTCACTTTTTGCTTCAAGCTATCAATATCAAGGAATCCAAACTTTTTCGAAAGATGACTCTTTCAGCAAGAATGATCGTGTTTTCTCCTCTGCCTATGACATACATGATGGCGTGGCTCTGCAGTTTGATGGCATCGGCGGGTTGTCGGGTGGAGGAGCCACAAGCAGATTACTTGTCAACTATGCTGAACCCTATCGCAGCCAGATCCTGGATTATCTCTTCCGACCAGGGTTCGGGGCGTCGCTGCAGATCCTGAAAGTTGAGATTGGAGGAGACTCGCAGAGCACGGAGGGCACAGAGCACTCGCACATGCACGACGAGGATGATGAGGATTACACGAGAGG ATACGAATGGTGGCTGATGAAGGAAGCGAAAGCAAGAAACCCGAAGATAAAGCTGGTTGCACTTCCATGGGGTTGGCCCGGGTGGGTTGGTCAGGGCAACGCATGGCCCTACACCAACCAAACCCTGACTGCCATGTACGTGACCAAGTGGATCAGAGGTGCAAAGGAGCATCACAATTTAACCATTGATTATGTTGGAATCTGGAATGAAAGGCCTTATGACATCACATACATTAAAGTTTTGAGAAGAACCTTAGACGAGGCTGGCTTCAG TGATGTCACCATAATAGCTGCCGACGGTGGTTACATGATGATTTCCTACGACATCCTGCGAGATGCTGAGTTGGCAAAAGCAGTCGGTGTGATTGGCTTGCACTACCCTGGCACTTTGTCCGGGAAAATCACCCAAGAAACCGGGAAGATAATCTGGTCAAGTGAAGACTACAGCACTTACAATGATGTCATAGGCGCTGGGTGCTGGGCCAGAATTTTGAACCAAAATTACGTGAATGGGAACATGACGGCCACAATTTCATGGAACCTAGTCGCCAGTTACTATGACAACCTTCCGTACAAAAG ATGCAGCTTGATGACGGCAAACGAGCCATGGAGTGGGCATTATGAGGTGTCAGACCCAGTCTGGGTGACTGCCCACACAACCCAGTTCACTTCCCCTGGGTGGAGATATCTTCAAACATCGGGCCACCTCAACAGTGGGGGCAGCTACGTGGCTCTCACTGACGGCGGGACAGCTTTGACGATAATTATCGAAACCATGTCCCACGACCAGTCCGTCTGTATTAGACCGCCACTGCCCGAGTACGAGGTTCAGGAGCAAAATGCCACATTCATTCTGGGAGGAAGCTTTAaaggcaaaataaaaagtttctaCATGTGGCAGACACAGCTGGGCCAGTCTTCTACTTCTGATGAAGTGTTTGTCAATAAAG GGGAAGTAACAGTTGATTCCCAAGGTCAAGTGACACTCTTCTTGCCGAaagatgttttagttacctTGACAACAGTGCCTGGTGGATTAAaagggaaataccctaaatcGCCCCCATCGACATCATTTCCACTTCCATATAAGGAGGGATTTGACGGATCCCAGTTTGGGGAGGCCTTTAATTTTGCTGACCAATCAGGAGCGTTTGAAAATTTCGAAAACAAGAGCAGTGACGACGGGCACCGGACGACTTTGCGACAG GTGGTTACCCAAAGACCTGTGACGTGGTGCGACGACCCAAACCTTGGTTTCACAGTTGTTGGGGACTTCACGTGGTCCCACGTGGCAGTGAATATTTCTGCGAAGATCGAGGGAACTTTAGGTGTTTTCGTCGCACTGAG GGTGGACAAAGGTGGCTGTGATGCGAGGGAAGCAAAGGGGCTCTTCTTCTGGTTGCTGGAGAGCGGAGTCTGGAAATTAACTTCCGACATAGGAAGAGAACATGTCATCAAGCAATGCTATGTCGATGAGAAATGTTGGGTTTCTCCG TATCACCGTAACGGTTGGAATAACATGTCATTGTCTATCGGGAAAGAACAAAAGATCTTTGCTTATTTGAATGGAGTGCTCGTGTATGGGCAAACCATAAAGGGGGAATTCGAATTGCCAGAAAATGGTTTTGTTGCCATGGGTACTATGGATTTCGGTCTGGCCCAATTTGATGATTTTAGCATAACGGAAACGTGA
- the LOC143444115 gene encoding galactocerebrosidase-like isoform X2 — protein MKEAKARNPKIKLVALPWGWPGWVGQGNAWPYTNQTLTAMYVTKWIRGAKEHHNLTIDYVGIWNERPYDITYIKVLRRTLDEAGFSDVTIIAADGGYMMISYDILRDAELAKAVGVIGLHYPGTLSGKITQETGKIIWSSEDYSTYNDVIGAGCWARILNQNYVNGNMTATISWNLVASYYDNLPYKRCSLMTANEPWSGHYEVSDPVWVTAHTTQFTSPGWRYLQTSGHLNSGGSYVALTDGGTALTIIIETMSHDQSVCIRPPLPEYEVQEQNATFILGGSFKGKIKSFYMWQTQLGQSSTSDEVFVNKGEVTVDSQGQVTLFLPKDVLVTLTTVPGGLKGKYPKSPPSTSFPLPYKEGFDGSQFGEAFNFADQSGAFENFENKSSDDGHRTTLRQVVTQRPVTWCDDPNLGFTVVGDFTWSHVAVNISAKIEGTLGVFVALRVDKGGCDAREAKGLFFWLLESGVWKLTSDIGREHVIKQCYVDEKCWVSPYHRNGWNNMSLSIGKEQKIFAYLNGVLVYGQTIKGEFELPENGFVAMGTMDFGLAQFDDFSITET, from the exons ATGAAGGAAGCGAAAGCAAGAAACCCGAAGATAAAGCTGGTTGCACTTCCATGGGGTTGGCCCGGGTGGGTTGGTCAGGGCAACGCATGGCCCTACACCAACCAAACCCTGACTGCCATGTACGTGACCAAGTGGATCAGAGGTGCAAAGGAGCATCACAATTTAACCATTGATTATGTTGGAATCTGGAATGAAAGGCCTTATGACATCACATACATTAAAGTTTTGAGAAGAACCTTAGACGAGGCTGGCTTCAG TGATGTCACCATAATAGCTGCCGACGGTGGTTACATGATGATTTCCTACGACATCCTGCGAGATGCTGAGTTGGCAAAAGCAGTCGGTGTGATTGGCTTGCACTACCCTGGCACTTTGTCCGGGAAAATCACCCAAGAAACCGGGAAGATAATCTGGTCAAGTGAAGACTACAGCACTTACAATGATGTCATAGGCGCTGGGTGCTGGGCCAGAATTTTGAACCAAAATTACGTGAATGGGAACATGACGGCCACAATTTCATGGAACCTAGTCGCCAGTTACTATGACAACCTTCCGTACAAAAG ATGCAGCTTGATGACGGCAAACGAGCCATGGAGTGGGCATTATGAGGTGTCAGACCCAGTCTGGGTGACTGCCCACACAACCCAGTTCACTTCCCCTGGGTGGAGATATCTTCAAACATCGGGCCACCTCAACAGTGGGGGCAGCTACGTGGCTCTCACTGACGGCGGGACAGCTTTGACGATAATTATCGAAACCATGTCCCACGACCAGTCCGTCTGTATTAGACCGCCACTGCCCGAGTACGAGGTTCAGGAGCAAAATGCCACATTCATTCTGGGAGGAAGCTTTAaaggcaaaataaaaagtttctaCATGTGGCAGACACAGCTGGGCCAGTCTTCTACTTCTGATGAAGTGTTTGTCAATAAAG GGGAAGTAACAGTTGATTCCCAAGGTCAAGTGACACTCTTCTTGCCGAaagatgttttagttacctTGACAACAGTGCCTGGTGGATTAAaagggaaataccctaaatcGCCCCCATCGACATCATTTCCACTTCCATATAAGGAGGGATTTGACGGATCCCAGTTTGGGGAGGCCTTTAATTTTGCTGACCAATCAGGAGCGTTTGAAAATTTCGAAAACAAGAGCAGTGACGACGGGCACCGGACGACTTTGCGACAG GTGGTTACCCAAAGACCTGTGACGTGGTGCGACGACCCAAACCTTGGTTTCACAGTTGTTGGGGACTTCACGTGGTCCCACGTGGCAGTGAATATTTCTGCGAAGATCGAGGGAACTTTAGGTGTTTTCGTCGCACTGAG GGTGGACAAAGGTGGCTGTGATGCGAGGGAAGCAAAGGGGCTCTTCTTCTGGTTGCTGGAGAGCGGAGTCTGGAAATTAACTTCCGACATAGGAAGAGAACATGTCATCAAGCAATGCTATGTCGATGAGAAATGTTGGGTTTCTCCG TATCACCGTAACGGTTGGAATAACATGTCATTGTCTATCGGGAAAGAACAAAAGATCTTTGCTTATTTGAATGGAGTGCTCGTGTATGGGCAAACCATAAAGGGGGAATTCGAATTGCCAGAAAATGGTTTTGTTGCCATGGGTACTATGGATTTCGGTCTGGCCCAATTTGATGATTTTAGCATAACGGAAACGTGA
- the LOC143444117 gene encoding UPF0561 protein C2orf68-like — translation MALHWVMIVKCLRLVVTTADMQSDEYDSDETSNKPRLNMKHGFIYHIRRNQIARDNYDKKVKSTVCPKHQLTNPSKKPENKLYKPPGRNEKDGSDLKLNVSSSSEVGNSLFILEYTTNDGRKHSVLVKQGQDPGRLAKRLQHDAAIPKDLIETLEWKIKQEQIKRS, via the exons GGTTATGATCGTTAAATGTCTACGTTTAGTTGTAACAACAGCAGATATGCAATCAGATGAATACGATTCAGATGAGACAAGCAACAAACCCCGTCTCAATATGAAGCACGGTTTTATTTATCATATTCGTCGAAACCAAATTGCCAG GGATAACTACGACAAGAAAGTAAAATCCACGGTATGTCCAAAACATCAGTTGACAAATCCAAGCAAGAAACCAGAAAATAAA CTTTACAAGCCACCTGGAAGAAATGAGAAAGATGGAAGTGATTTGAAGCTAAATGTTTCATCCAGCTCCGAAGTTGGGAATTCATTGTTTATCTTGGAATACACAACGAATGATGGAAGAAAGCATTCTGTTTTG GTGAAGCAAGGGCAAGATCCAGGAAGGCTTGCCAAGCGTCTGCAACATGATGCAGCGATTCCAAAGGATCTTATAGAAACGCTGGAATGGAAGATAAAGCAGGAACAAATTAAACGAAGTTGA
- the LOC143444118 gene encoding protein yippee-like 5: protein MGRIFLEHIGGVRLFSCATCDTSLTNRSELISTRFTGATGRAFLFNRVVNLVYSDIQDRVMLTGRHMVRDVACKNCNTKLGWMYEFATEETQRYKEGRVILERALVMESDGLDETPGPSVISRRPSQQLDD, encoded by the coding sequence ATGGGGAGAATATTTCTTGAACACATCGGGGGTGTCAGATTATTTTCTTGTGCAACCTGCGACACTTCCCTGACCAATCGATCAGAATTAATCTCCACTCGCTTCACTGGAGCCACAGGAAGAGCTTTCCTTTTCAATCGGGTCGTCAATTTGGTGTACAGTGACATCCAGGATCGAGTGATGCTGACTGGCAGGCATATGGTACGGGACGTGGCTTGTAAAAACTGCAACACTAAACTCGGTTGGATGTATGAGTTTGCAACCGAAGAGACACAGAGATATAAAGAAGGCCGAGTGATCTTGGAAAGAGCTTTAGTGATGGAAAGTGATGGATTGGATGAGACCCCGGGTCCTTCTGTGATTTCACGGAGACCCTCACAGCAACTGGATGATTAA
- the LOC143450696 gene encoding tyrosine isonitrile desaturase/decarboxylase-like: MYTGIYQRKPLPIGIEVFGINLNEPLTEDIICAIRKDVTKHRLVVFRNQGKVDGEKQVEISKWFGEIDNTTYSKHPASPSVDIFRVSNNPSEGCTGVGMSGWHIDGTFQDCPYAYSIYHMVSPAAQGGDTMFVPLTQVIESLDGDKRKLWDRIWMVSDRRGRACHPLIYQHPKTGRPTLCFHQGMTQGFIWDYDICRNKGAEPQFLSSQESKILKDEIKNAIDNTLVYSHKWQKSGDFVLSDNLAVGHMAGPIPSSIEEAGLRILHRVTVKGSVSPSKAYGFGFPDISNCAY, encoded by the exons ATGTATACTGGTATTTATCAGCGTAAACCACTTCCAATAGGGATTGAAGTTTTCGGCATCAATTTAAATGAACCGCTGACTGAAGATATTATTTGTGCAATAAGGAAAGACGTCACAAAGCACAGGCTGGTTGTATTCCGGAATCAG GGCAAAGTAGATGGTGAAAAACAGGTGGAAATCAGCAAATGGTTCGGAGAAATCGACAACACAACCTACAGCAAACACCCGGCCTCCCCAAGCGTTGATATTTTCCGAGTCTCAAATAATCCCAGTGAAG GTTGCACAGGTGTTGGAATGTCTGGCTGGCACATTGATGGAACATTCCAAGACTGTCCGTACGCATACTCCATATACCACATGGTGTCACCGGCTGCTCAAGGTGGTGACACCATGTTCGTCCCACTGACACAAGTCATTGAAAG TTTAGACGGAGACAAAAGGAAGCTGTGGGATCGGATCTGGATGGTGAGTGACAGGAGGGGAAGAGCTTGTCATCCGCTGATCTATCAGCATCCTAAAACAGGTCGTCCTACTCTCTGCTTTCATCAAGGCATGACTCAGGGATTTATTTGGGATTATGACATTTGCCGAAACAAAGGCGCTGAGCCACAATTTTTGAGTTCCCAA GAAAGCAAAATCTTGAAAGATGAGATTAAGAATGCAATTgacaatacattagtttacTCCCACAAGTGGCAGAAAAGTGGGGATTTTGTTCTCTCTGATAATCTTGCAGTTGGACACATGGCCGGTCCAATCCCATCATCCATCGAAGAAGCTGGGCTTCGTATTCTTCACAGAGTTACTGTTAAAGGGTCAGTGTCACCAAGCAAAGCATATGGCTTCGGTTTCCCTGATATAAGCAACTGTGCCTACTAA